The genomic region CGAATGTGACGATCGCCGTGCACAATGATTGCGCTCCGCCCTGGCATGCCGGGCAAATGCTCAAGCGGCTGCTGCCGATCATCGACGGGCGGGGCGGCGGCAAGGATACGCTCGCGGCCGGCGCCGGGACGAATGTGCCGAAGCTCGACGAGCTGCTTGCCGAGGCACGCGCGCTCGCGCCAGCGGCGGCCTGAGGCACCTCGCGTGAGCTGACGCAGACGGGCGGCTGCCGAACGGGCTCCGGCCCGCGCGGCACACCGCCTGCGTTCAGCCCTGCGCTGCCGCGCGTCCGGCAGCGCGGCCGCTGAAGAGGCAGCCGCCCAAGAAAGTGCCTTCGAGCGAGCGGTATCCGTGCACGCCGCCGCCGCCGAAACCGGCGGCTTCGCCCACCGCGAACAGGCCGGGTACGGGATTGCCGTCGGCGCCCAATACCTGCGCGTCCAGATCGGTCTCCAGCCCGCCCAGCGTCTTGCGAGTGAGGATGTTCAGGCGAACCGCGATCAGCGGTCCTTCGCCGGGATCGAGGATGCGGCGAGGCCTGGCGGTGCGGAACAGCCGTTCGGTGCGGGCGCGGCGGGCATTGTGGATGCCCATCACCTGGAAGTCCTTGGAAAAATCATTCGCAAGCTCGCGATCGCGCGCGGCGATCGCCGTCTCGATCCGCGCAAGATCGAGCGGATGCGCGCCGGCGATGCGGTTTATGCCCGCGACCAGTGTCCTCAGATCGTCGGCGACGACGAAGTCCTCGCCGTGGCGCTTGAACGCCTCGACCGGACCCGGCGCGCTGCGGCCGACAGCGCGGCCCGCCACCTTGCGCCAGCTGCGCCCGGTGAGATCGGGATTCTGCTCCGAGCCCGAAAGCGCGAATTCCTTGCGGATGATCGACTGGTTGAGCACGAACCAGCTGTGCGGATTGCCGCCGCGCATCAGATGCTCGAGCGTGCCGAGTGTATCGTAGCCGGGCAGGTACGGCGCGGGCAGCCGATCGCCGGCGGCATCGAACCACATCGACGAGGGCCCCGGCAGGATCCGGATGCCGTGGCCGTTCCAGATCGGGTCCCAGTTCCGGAGGCCCTCGACATAGTGCCACATGCGATCGGGATTGATCACCCGTCCGCCCGCCGCCTGCGTGATCTCGATCATCCGCCCGTCGACATGCTCCGGCACGCCGCGCACCAGGAACTCGGGTGGCGTTCCGAGCCGATCGGGCCAGGCGCTTCGCACGCGCGCGAAATCGCCGCCGATGCCGCCCGAAGCGACGATCACCGACCCTGCGGAGAAGCTGAAATCGCCGGTCTCCACGCGCGAGCTGCCGGTGCCGCGCGGCGCGGCGCTCGGTTCAAGCACGCGGCCCGAGACGCCGGTGACGCGGCCGCCGCTCCGCTCGATCGCATCGACACGGTGGCGCCAGGCGAAGCGCAGCGTGCCCGCGCGCTCGGCCTCGCGCGCCAGCCTGGCGAAGGGCTCGACGACGCCCGGGCCGGTTCCCCAGGTGACGTGAAAACGCGGCACCGAATTGCCGTGGCCGGTGGCGCTGCCGTCGCCGCGCTCGGCCCAGCCGACGATCGGGAACAGCCGGTGCCCCTTGCTGCGGAGCCAGTCGCGCTTTTCGGTCGCCGCGAAGGTGACATAGGCCTCGGCCCATCGGCGCGGCCAATGATCCTCCTCGCGGTCGAAGCCGGCGGTTCCGATCCAGTCCTGCCATGCGAGATCCAGACTGTCGCGGATGCCCATGCGGCGCTGCTCGGGGCTGTCGACCAGGAACAGCCCGCCCAGCGACCAGAATGCCTGTCCGCCGAGGTTCGCCTCGGGCTCCTGTTCGACCACGAGCACGGTCGCGCCGCCAGCCACGACTTCGGTGGCGGCGACCAGCCCGGCAAGCCCCGCGCCCACCACGATCACGTCTGCGTCCATTATTGCGCCTCCCCCTGCTCCATGCGCATCCGGGCCGAGGGGCATCGCCTCCAGCCGCTGGCGCGATCGACTATACCACCGTTCCGGCTCGCCTGCCTCTGCCCGTCGGCTTTAACATTGACATTGGTGTCAATACACTTCGAGGCTGTCAATCGCGCGTGCGGCCCGAACGCCGGATCGGAAGTCCGCCGTCGGGCGTGGAGTTGCCTTGGCGCAGGCGGGGGCGCAGGAGGGGATTGATTTGCCTGATTGCTCGGAGATCCGTTCCATGCCTCAGTCCTCGCCGCGGCCGAAGCGGCGCAAGCGCAGCGCCGAGGAAGCGCGCAGCGAGGCGCTCGATGCGGCGCGCGCGCTGCTGATCGAGCGCGGGCCGGCGGCGGTCACGCTGGCCAATGTCGGCCGGGCGATCGAGATGTCGCACACCAATGTGATCCATCATTTCGGCTCGGCGGCCGGGCTCCAGACGGCGCTGATGGAATATATGATCCGCGATCTGGCCGATGCGCTCGCCGATGCGGTGAGCGCGCTCCACGTCGATGCGGCGGCGCCGACCCGGCTGGTCGACCATGTGTTCGATGCGTTCGGCGAGGGCGGGGCGGGTCAGCTCGCCGCCTGGCTCGCGCTGAGCCGCGAGTTCGAGCATTTCGACCTGCTGCGCGATGCGGTGGTCGATCTGGTCGAGGCGGTGCGCGCGCGGCTGCCCGATGCCCCGGGCGACGAGGAGCGCACGCGCGGGCTCGTCCTGCTCATCGCGATCTGCGCGTTCGGCGATGCGGTGATCGGGCCGCACCTGCGCCCGATGCTGGGACAGGGCGACGAAGCCACGCGCACCCTAGTCGCCCAGCTTCTTCCGCTGCTCGCGTCGCCTTCCGCCACGCGCTGAGACGGGCACCGCTTCCAGCCCGGAGGCTGTGCGCCGGCGTGTCCGAATCCGCGAGTGGTGCAATTCGGCATGTCTTTAAAAAATGCTTAACGCCGATCAAGCGCGCTTCTTTTCGCGTTGTGCGGTGGCGGTGTCGAGCGTACCGCCGCACGTGGAGTCGCTCTGAGTCCGAGCGTCCGGCAGGGGGCAGAGAAAATGCGTCGTATCGTTGTTGCGGCTCCGAACGGGGCTGTGCGCCCGATCCGTATGCGCGCGTTTGCCGCAGGACTTCTGCTTTCCGGAACCGCACTGACGGCGCCGCAAGTCGCGCGTGCTCAGGCGGTCATCGTTCACAACGCCAATACCAGCTACAATGGCACGGTGACCGAAAACGCCGATGTCTATGTCGGCGACGGCACCTCCGGCACGCTGAACCTCGGCACCGGCGGCACCTATACCAACACCGGCACGATGCGGGTCGGCCATCGGCCGGGCGGCGACGGCACGATCAACGCGACGGGCGGATGGAATTCGAACGGCGACCTGATCATCGGGTCGGACGGCGGCACCGGAACCGTCAATCTGAACGGTGCCGCCGCGCTGCGCGTGGGCTTGACCGGCACAGGCAGCATCTATCTCTCCAGTGACACCACAGGGACCGGCCGACTGCGGATCGGCAGCGCAGCCAGCAGCGTCAGCGCCGGTTCGATCGTGTTCAGCAGCGCGACCAGCGTGCTGGAGTTCGCGCACGGCAGCACGGCTCCATACGACTTCACGATCGGAATGGTCGGACTGTGGGACGCGGGCACGATCCTGCAGTCGAGCGGCATTACGCGACTTAGCGGAGACAGCAGCGGCTTCGGCGGTGTTGCCCGCGTCGTCGGCGGCACGCTGCTGCTGGACGGGTCGCTTGGCGGCGCGATCGACGTGCAGGGCGGGACGCTGGGTGGCGTCGGCTCCTCCGCCGGGTCCGTCACCGTCGCGGATGGGGCCAGGCTTTCCCCCGGCGGTGACGGGGCGGTCGGCACGCTCACGATGGGCGGCCTTTCGCTGTCCGGCGGCAGCATCCTGGCGTTCGACCTCGGCGCACCGCTGGAGATCGGCGGCACGACGAACGACCTGCTGGTCGTGAACGGCAACCTGACGCTCGACGGAACGCTCGACATCACCAACACCGGGATGGGCGACGGCTTCGGCGGCGGTCTCTACCGGCTCATCAGCTATACCGGCGCGCTGAACGATCAGGGTCTGGCGCTCGGCGCACTTCCGACGGGAACCGACGCCTCCAAGCTCGAGATCCAGACCGCGGTGGCGGGGCAGGTGAACCTGTTCAACGGCGCTGCGCCGAACTACGCCTTCTGGGACGGCAACAACCCCGCGCTGCACGGCGATGGGGTGATCCAGGGCGGAAGCGGCACCTGGACCGCCGACTCGTCCGGCAACGCATGGACGAATTCGGGCGGCGTGGCGATCGGCGGCTTCAGCCCCAATCCCGGTCTGGCGATCTTCGCGGGTTCGGCCGGCACAGTCACCGTCGATACCAGCGCCGGCGCGATCGGACTGACCGGAATGCAGTTCGCCACCGACGGTTATCGGCTGGAGGGCGGAACGCTCGATCTCGCGAGCACCCTGACCAACGTTCGTGTCGGCGACGGCACCAGCGCCGGCAGCGGCTGGCGCGCGACGATCGACACGATTCTTGCCGGTTCGGGCGGGCTCGAGAAGAACGATCTCGGCACGCTCGTCCTCAGTGGCATCAACAGCTATACCGGCGAAACGCGGATCAGCGCGGGGACGCTGGAGCTGCGCGGCGGCAGCGCCATCGCGGACGGCGGCGCCGTCACGCTCGGCAATGTGGGCAGTGCCCGGCTGCTCGTCCTCAATTCGGAGACGATCGGCGCGCTTTCCGGCGGCGGCACTTCGGGCGGCTATGTCGAGATCGCCGCGGGACAGCTGCTCACCACGGGGAACGGCACCAGCACCAGCTTCGGCGGGATCATTTCCGGCCCGGGCGCGCTCGCCAAGGCGGGAAGCGGCACGCTGACGCTAAGCGGGGCGAATACGTTCAGCGGCGGGACGGCGGTCCTGGCCGGGACGCTGATCGGCGGCGCGACCAATGCCTTCGGCAGCGGCGCAATGACGGTCGACGGCACGCTCGACATCGGCGGCTTCAACCAGCAAGTCGCTTCGCTGGCCGGATCGGGAACGGTGACCAACAATGGCACCGGCCGGACCCTGACGATCTCCGGATCGGAATCGACGACCTTCTCCGGAACGATTCGGAACGGCAGCGGGGTGCTCGGCCTCGTCAAGGCCGGAAGCGGCACGCTGACGATCACCGGCGCCACGATTCACAGCGGTGCGTTCGCGATCAACGGCGGCAGTGTCGTGCTGGATGGCCTGATCAGCGGCACCGGCACCCTTGCAGTGGCGAACGGTGCCTCGTTCGGTGGCCTCGGTTCGACGACTCGGACGGTTAGTGTCACCTCGGGCGGCACGATTGCGCCGGGTGCGGCAGGCGTCGGGACGCTGACGGTCGGCGGGCTCAACATGAGCTCGGGATCGCGGATGGCATTTCAACTCGGCGCGCCCGGGGCGTCCGGCGCGAGCGATCGCATTCAGGTCAATGGCGTAGTCACGCTGAACGGCGCGGTCGTCGACGTGACCGATGCCGGCGGGTTCGGACCCGGCGTGTATCGCCTGATCGACTATACCGACTTCCTGGACGGTTCGGGCGCCATCTCGATCGGCAACAAACCCGTCGGCACGGCGCTTTCGATCCAGACCGCGGTCGACTATCAGGTCAACCTGGTCAACTCGACTGGGCTGACGCTGCAATTCTGGGACGGCGGCGATCCGGCGCTGTGGAACAACGGCGCGGTCAACGGCGGCAGCGGCACCTGGTCGAACAGCGGCGTTGGCTGGACCGACGCCAATGGTCTCGTCACCGCGCCGATGCAGCCCGTCCCGGGCTTCGCGGTCTTCCAGGGCACGCCGGGCACGGTGACCCTGCAGTCGACGCCGCCTGCGAACTTCTGGGAGGACCCCACGCCGGTCCAGTTCACCGGAATGCAGTTCGCGTCGGACGGCTATAGCCTTGGCGGCGACATCGTTTATCTCAGCCCTGGCGACCGCATCTTTCGCGTGGGCGACGGCACCAGCGCGGGTGCAGGCTACACCGCCACGATCAACTCGACGATCCAGGGTTTCGGCACGCTGGTGAAGACCGACCTGGGGACACTGGTGCTCACCCAGGCGAACCAGAACAGCGGCGGCGTCCGCATCGAGGCGGGCACGTTGCGCGTCTCCACCGGCGCGCTGGGCAGCGGCGCCGTCTCGATGACCGGCGGCGTTCTGGACTATGCCAGCGGTGCCGCGATCAGCAATGCGCTGAGCGGGACGCTGACGCTGAACCAGACCGGCGGCTCCGCGACTCAGTCGGGCGCGATCAGCAGCGGTTCACTCACCAAGACGGGTGATGGCACGCTGACGCTGTCGGGAAGCAATAATTATTCGGGCGACACCATCGTTCAGGCCGGTCGTCTCACCCTTGCCAACGCCGGTGTGGCGTCGGCGCGAAGCAGCTTCACGATAGCGAGCGGCGCCACGCTCGCGCTGACCAGTTCAAGCCAGATCGGCGCGCTGTCCGGAGCGGGCACCGTGATTACCGGCGGAAACAATCTTGCGGTAGGAGGCAATAGCGCCGACGGAAGCTATTCGGGAAGCCTGACCGGTATCGGCGCGCTTCAGAAGCTGGGCTTGGGCACGCAGACCCTTACCGGCGCGAGCACCTATAGCGGCGGGACGGTGATCGCCGGCGGAACCCTGCAGATCGGCGATGGCGGCGCAACCGGTTCGATCACCGGTATCATCATCAACAACGGCAGGCTGCGCTACAATCGAACCGGCCTGCTCACCCAGTCGGATGTGATTTCGGGCATCGGTCGCGTGGAGGTTTCGGGCGGCATTCAGCTCACCCTCACCGCCACCAATAGCTATACCGGCGGCACGACCATCGACAACGGAAGCCAGCTGTGGATTTCCGGCACGAACGCCTGGATCGTCGGTGACGTGGTCAACAACGGCGTGTTCACCATCAGCCGCGCGGGGTCGAACACCTTCACCGGCACGATCTCCGGCTCGGGCGTGTTTCAGCAGGGCACGGGTGAGCTGATCCTCACGGCCGACAGCAGCTTCACGGGTCGCACGAACGTCGGCGGAACGCTGCGGCTCGGCGACGGCGGGACGACCGGATCGCTGGCGTCGGGCACGATCAACCTGATGTCGGGCGGCACGCTGATCGCCAACCGCTCCAACGATCTCGTGCTTTCGTCCGAGATCGCCGGCGCCGGCAGCTTGCAGCATGCCGGATCGGGCACGCTGGTCCTGACCGGCGCGGCATCGCATGGCGGCGGCACCGTGAGCAGCACGGGAACGCTGCAGATCGGCGATGGCGGGACCAGCGGGTCGATCCAGGGCGCGATCACCGCGGCCGGCGACATCGTGTTCAACCGGTCGGACGACCATGCCTTCACGGGCAGCATCGTCAGCGCGCAGAACGTGATCAAGCGCGGCGCCGGCACGCTGACGATGAACGGACTCTATTCGACCACCGTCATCGATTCGGGGACGTTGCGCCTCGTCGGATCGGGCGCGGGCGGATTCGAGACGCTGTACGTCAGCCCGGTCGTGAACAACGGCGCGCTGGTGTTCGATCGCTCGAACGCGACGGTGATGGACGGCGTCATTTCCGGCAGCGGCAGCGTGGAAGTGCGCGGCGGCCAGCTGGTGACGTTGCGCGGAGCGAACACCTATACCGGCGGAACCGTGATCACGAGCGGTCAGCTCGTACTCAACACGGGCTCGGTTGTCGGCGATATCGTGAACCAGGACCGGTTGGTCTTTGCCAGTCCGGGAACGTTCAACGGAACGATTTCCGGGACGGGGACGGTCCGCATCAGCGATGCGCTGACGATGACCGGTGCGCAGAGCTACACCGGCACCACCTATATCCACACCGGCAGCACGCTCGCGGTCCGCGGCTCGCTCGCATCCCGATCGATCGAGGTCGAGGGTACGCTGGTCGGCGAGGGCGCCGGCGACTTTACGGTGTCGGGCGCGATCAGCGGCCAGGGCGCCCTGCACAAGGCAGGCACCGGCACGATGGTGCTGACCGGTGCGGTCCTGCTCGACGGCGGCGCGCAGATCACGGGCGGAACGCTTCAGATCGGCGACGGGGGCAGCACCGGATCGATTTCCGGAACGATCACCAACGACGGCGTGCTGGCATTCCATCGCGACGAATGGACGTTCGACAGCCGGGTCGTCGGGACGGGCGTGCTTCGCCAGATGGCCGGCAAGACGATCCTGACCAATCTCGTCCGGCCTGGCGGCGGCACGCAGATCCTTGCGGGCGGGACGCTCCAGGTCGGCAATGGCGGCACGATCGGTGCGCTCGAGAGCGATGTCCAGAACGATGGCGCGCTGGTGTTCGCACGGAGCGATTTCTTCAGCTTCTCCCATTCGGTAACGGGCAGCGGCAGCCTGACCCAGGCGGGGCCGGGCACGCTTCGTCTGCTCAACGACAACAGCTATACGGGCGGCACGACGATCGCTGGCGGCACGCTGCAGATCGGCAACGGTGGCACCATCGGCTCGATCGTCGGCAGCGTCGTGAACAATGGCGTGCTGGCCTTCCAGCGTTCGGACGATGTGACGTTCGGCGGGGCCATCAGCGGCACCGGATCGCTGCAGAAGCTGGGCACGAATGTGCTGACGCTGACGGGCGAGAACAGCTTCGCCGGGGGCACGACGATCCTCGGCGGCACGCTGCGGATCGGCAATGGCGGCACGACCGGCACGATCACGGGACCGATCGCCAACAGCGGCACGCTGACCTTCGAGCGTTCGGACACGTCGAGCTATGGCGGCACGATCAGCGGCGCCGGGAGGCTCGTCAAGGCGGGCGCAGGCACGCTGGTGCTGACCGGCGATGCGCTGCACAGCGGCGGCACCACGATCGCGGCGGGCATGCTGCAGGTCGGCGGAGGCGGCACGACCGGCTCGATCGCGGCGGATGTCGTGACCAACGGCACGCTGGCGTTCAACCGCTCGGACCTGGTGACGTTCGGCGGCCCGATCAGCGGCACCGGGCAACTCGTGCAGGCGGGCAGCGGCACGCTGGTGCTGACGGGCGCGGCGACGCACAGCGGCGGCACGACGGTTGCCGCGGGCACGCTCCGCGTAGGCGACGGCGCGACCGGCGGATCGCTGGCGGGCGACGTGGTCACCAACGGCACGCTCGTCTTCGACCGTTCCGACAGCCACAGCTTCACGGGTGCGATCAGCGGCACCGGTCAGCTGGTGCAGCAAGGCAGCGGGACGCTGGTGCTGGCGGGAGCCGCCACGCACAGCGGCGGCACCACGATCGCAAGCGGCACGCTGCGCGTGGGCAACGGCGTGACCGGCTCGCTTGCGGGCGATGTGGTCAACGAGGGCGTGCTGGCGTTTCACCAGATGGGCGACGTCACTTTCGGTGGCACGATCAGCGGCACGGGCTCGCTTGAGAAGCTGGGCGCCAACACGCTGACGCTGACCGCCGATCACAGCTATGCCGGCGGCACGACGATCGCAGCGGGCATGCTGCGGATCGGCGACGGCGGGACCAGCGGGTCGCTGGTCGGGGCCATCATCAACGACGGAACACTGACCTTCGACCGCTCGGATACGTCCAGCTTCGGCGGCACGATCAGCGGCAGCGGTCAGCTTGTGAAGGCGGGCGCGGGCGCGCTGCTGCTCACCGGTGACGCAACGCACAGTGGCGGCACGACGGTGTCGGCGGGCATGTTGCAGATCGGCGGCGGCGGCACGAGCGGGTCGCTCGCGGGCGATGTCGTGACCAACGGCACGCTGGCATTCAACCGTTCGGACTTCGTCACCTTCGGCGGAGCGATCAGCGGCAGCGGGCGGCTGGTCCAGGCGGGCAGCGGCACGCTCGTCCTGGCAGGTGCAGCGACGCACAGCGGCGGCACCACGGTCGCGAGCGGTACGCTGCGGATCGGCGACGGCGGGACCGCGGGCTCGCTCGCCGGCGACGTGGTTAACAACGGGACTCTCGCGTTCGACCGCTCCGACATGTTCGGCTTCGCAGGCGCGATCAGCGGCACCGGCTGGCTGGTGAAGACCGGCAGTGGCACGCTGGTGCTGACCGGTGGCGCGACGCACAGCGGCGGCACGAGCATCGCCTCGGGCGCGCTGCAGATCGGCAACGGTGGCACGAGCGGTTCGCTCGCCGGCAATGTCGTCACTGCGGGCACGCTGATCTTCAATCGCTCGGACGACGTCAGCCTCGCCGGAACGATCAGCGGCACGGGCTCGCTGCAGAAGCTGGGCACCAACGTGCTGACGCTCACGGGCAACAACAGCTTCGCAGGCGGCACGACCATCGCGGGCGGCACGCTGCGGATCGGCGACGGCGGCACGAGCGGCGCGATCATCGGTTCGGTCTCGAACAGCGGCACGCTGGTTTTCGATCGTTCGGACACGCTGCGCTACGGCGGCGCGATCAGCGGCGCCGGCCGGCTCGTCCATGCGGGCTCGGGTACGCTGGTGCTGACCGGCAGCGCGCGTCACGACGGCGGCACGACCGTTGCCGGCGGTACGCTCCAGATCGGCGACGGCGGCACGACCGGCGTGCTGATGGGCCCCGTCATCAACAGCGGAACGCTGGTGTTCAATCGGTCCGACACCACCGACTTCTCGGGGTCGATCAGCGGTACCGGGAGCCTGGTGCAGGCGGGCAGCGGCCTCCTGCTGCTCACCAGCAGCCACAGCTTCACGGGCGGAACGCGCGTCGAGGCGGGCGGACTGGCGCTTGCCGGGATTTCGCTTCAGGGCGATGTTTCCGTCGTCGGCGGGATGCTGGGCGGCGTCGGCTCGATCGCGGGCCGGGTCACGATGGGCAACGGTACGCTTGCGGGCGGGCAGGGGCAGTTGCTCTCGATGGGCGCGCTTGCGCTCGACAGCCGTTCGACCGTTCACGTTGGGCTGGGCGCTCCGACGGGCGGCGGCGCGCTGTTCTCGGTCGCCGGCGACCTGACGCTCGACGGCACGCTCACTGTCACCGATCTCGGCGGCTTCGGCGCCGGGATCTATCGCCTGTTCGATTATGGCGGCACGCTCACCGACAACGGGTTCGCGTTCGGCACGCTTCCCGCGGGCATCGTCGCGGCGGATCTTTGGGTGCAGACCTCGACCGCCAATCGCGTGAACCTCGTCAGCACGGCGGGCGCGACGCTGAGCTTCTGGGACGGCAGCGCCGCCGCCAATGCGAATAACGGAGTCGTCGACGGCGGCGCCGGCACCTGGCGCGTGGATCTGCGCGGCTGGACCAGCGCGGATGGCAGCGTCAACGGCCGCTATTCGCCGAACCCGAGCTTCGCGATCTTCCAGGGAACTGCCGGGGCAGTGACGGTGGACGGCAGCGGCGGCGCGATCGGCGTCACCGGCATGCAGTTCGCAGTCGATGGCTATAGCCTCTCGGGCGATACGATCACGCTTGCCGATCCGCAGTCGATCGTTCGGGTCGGCGACGGCAGCACCGCCGGCGCTGCCACGCGCGCGACGATCGCGAACGTGCTCGGTGGGGCCGGCGGGCTCGTCAAGAGCGATCTCGGCACGCTGATTCTTGCCGGTGCGAACAGCTATACCGGCGGAACGACCGTCTCGGGCGGTGTGCTGCAGATCGGCGATGGCGGCACGTCGGGCTCGATCATCGGCGATGTCGTGACCAACGCCACGCTGGCGTTCAATCGTTCGGACGCAGCGACTTTCGGCGGCGCAATCAGCGGCACCGGTACGCTGGTGCAGGCCGGGAGCGGCACGCTGACGCTGACCGGCGCCGCGACTCACAGCGGCGGCACGACGATCGCGAGCGGCACGCTGCGGATCGGCAACGGCGGCATGACCGGCGCGCTCGCGGGCGATGTCGTGAACAACGGCACGCTGGTCTTCGACCGCGCCGGATCGGTCGCCTTCGGCGGCACCGTGTCGGGCAGCGGATCGCTCGTGCAGGCCGGGAGCGGCACGCTCGTCCTCTCGACGGCGCACAGCTACACCGGCGGCACGCGCATCGAGCGCGGTTCGCTGGTGCTTTCGGGCGGATCGCTCGCGGGCGACGTGACCGTGGGCGGCGGCGTCTTCGGCGGCAGCGGCAGCGTTGCCGGGCGCGTCTCGGTCGGAAACGCCACGCTATCGGCGATGCAGGGGCAGCCGCTGACGATGGGCGCGCTCACGCTTTCGGCCGGGTCGTTCGTCGACGTCGGGCTGGGCGCGCCGAGCGGTGCGGCGGTGTATCGCATCGGCG from Sphingosinithalassobacter sp. CS137 harbors:
- a CDS encoding FAD-binding dehydrogenase; protein product: MDADVIVVGAGLAGLVAATEVVAGGATVLVVEQEPEANLGGQAFWSLGGLFLVDSPEQRRMGIRDSLDLAWQDWIGTAGFDREEDHWPRRWAEAYVTFAATEKRDWLRSKGHRLFPIVGWAERGDGSATGHGNSVPRFHVTWGTGPGVVEPFARLAREAERAGTLRFAWRHRVDAIERSGGRVTGVSGRVLEPSAAPRGTGSSRVETGDFSFSAGSVIVASGGIGGDFARVRSAWPDRLGTPPEFLVRGVPEHVDGRMIEITQAAGGRVINPDRMWHYVEGLRNWDPIWNGHGIRILPGPSSMWFDAAGDRLPAPYLPGYDTLGTLEHLMRGGNPHSWFVLNQSIIRKEFALSGSEQNPDLTGRSWRKVAGRAVGRSAPGPVEAFKRHGEDFVVADDLRTLVAGINRIAGAHPLDLARIETAIAARDRELANDFSKDFQVMGIHNARRARTERLFRTARPRRILDPGEGPLIAVRLNILTRKTLGGLETDLDAQVLGADGNPVPGLFAVGEAAGFGGGGVHGYRSLEGTFLGGCLFSGRAAGRAAAQG
- a CDS encoding TetR/AcrR family transcriptional regulator — its product is MPQSSPRPKRRKRSAEEARSEALDAARALLIERGPAAVTLANVGRAIEMSHTNVIHHFGSAAGLQTALMEYMIRDLADALADAVSALHVDAAAPTRLVDHVFDAFGEGGAGQLAAWLALSREFEHFDLLRDAVVDLVEAVRARLPDAPGDEERTRGLVLLIAICAFGDAVIGPHLRPMLGQGDEATRTLVAQLLPLLASPSATR